Below is a genomic region from Coriobacteriia bacterium.
GCACGTTGTGAAGCCCATCGTGGGCGGAAAGCGAGTCAGGCATGGCTGAAGGTACCGTCAAGTGGTTCAACCCGGACAAGGGCTACGGCTTCATCTCGCGTGAGGATGGCGACGACCTGTTCGTCCACTTCTCCGAGA
It encodes:
- a CDS encoding cold-shock protein, whose amino-acid sequence is MAEGTVKWFNPDKGYGFISREDGDDLFVHFSE